Proteins encoded in a region of the Bactrocera tryoni isolate S06 chromosome 4, CSIRO_BtryS06_freeze2, whole genome shotgun sequence genome:
- the LOC120774307 gene encoding ankyrin repeat and LEM domain-containing protein 2 homolog: protein MPFYGLYIPGKEADIPHVYCNKSEALDVLKLHKEARLREFNNENDANKFANTGHEVVAPPRHADGKSSIAMEKAAFRGPTKQELIEFRKIIESGDYERVKTMIWDNPRYLVSAGDTPTTLKEGYRYNAMHICAISGKPRIAELILKTVSDTKFVDLLTGKKNDEKMCKELCVNLLDYYLNIPEKGRSETPLHFAAKTGAFEMVELLTTFPECKMTPNSEGLYPKDIICSRVPSATPELKKKIEVLLEERFYVPVLRSVDNAVPPKIGQPFSASNPPNLNCDPLSPEVKIEALAGPMNKDQANQFCRRWKTPPRLGSSAGLSPVTYNLFISPVKTRCVNGTPSKTSLANISNGSPTISTPLAKANRRALFNSTPRRASCEVVNENGVANDTSSIADKQNGNHKNHEESVETKNTKSNSTTTTTIEHEKNNNSREQLTSQSTDINILKNLTSQNTPVLQMKRELFFTYRDPNPSTPVERKAPEIIQPANTSVLDELDISAIDENNENQPLDQPQQQQAIKLKGSMLKTALCRKMPQMKDNFNTYRDNSTASTPDSDCCNDSMRSLLLNDPDHYDSPGFKERHIKITDTEKGLELIGRELAKEQNVEWREYWDFLNSFINIASEDGLNKLENYFGQRLKDEEMTKKTAQAMAKSAVILDSVCNALDKLHFPENGSLHDFRNGFNNDRTRHANMTGTGEVATTAPQSTTPYTCVEKSVQVFAKRMTKTIIHNMDNMVSINDTLLSELKRLKSLICSFKEDTRFLNVNFSKVHSRIGNLISIYLANSQEVTPAMKVKLQGIIKHMLAPGERREHIECVCWRILNMLESPTAQILPEQLKTEEMCSHEWEKERECECQWETNLSRKTSRRNRMEARYRSHQQARQHHQQQQQQDTQKSQRTNADNGIEWRDPLPCTDAETVSLNANNAKEQWRDPVDYNEGGERWRDVNIRDESPDNDVFWSDFGDTDSDNEEEVWATPPESPSHWSLLDEPVVEAFKIFIYGNEPTKRDVDVLNAIMHIDIDTSKYANIHSWKTAMLRFPKEEMDAFPSLSIVKKSHLFTSTRTPTRKEFPLTPFAQRQSISKGVTSTPLTAKLTGRSAFPTQPQQHTTAIINQQRALPTTAKRFFARQTLANLLAPFHANNTH from the exons ATGCCCTTTTATGGACTCTATATACCCGGAAAGGaag CTGATATTCCACATGTGTATTGTAACAAGAGCGAAGCGCTGGATGTGCTGAAACTGCACAAGGAGGCACGTTTACGTGAATTCAATAATGAAAATGATGCGAATAAATTTGCCAACACTGGGCATGAAGTGGTGGCGCCACCGCGGCACGCCGATGGCAAAT CATCCATTGCAATGGAAAAGGCGGCATTTCGTGGGCCTACCAAACAGGAACttattgaatttcgaaaaattatcgaGTCCGGCGATTATGAACGTGTGAAAACCATGATTTGGGATAATCCACGTTATTTGGTGAGCGCTGGTGATACACCCACCACACTAAAGGAGGGATATCGTTATAATGCTATGCACATTTGTGCAATATCCGGCAAACCGCGTATTGCTGAGTTGATTTTGAAAACAGTAAGCGATACAAAATTTGTGGACTTGCTTACGGGAAAAAAGAACGACGAAAAAATGTGCAAGGAATTGTGTGTGAATTTATTGGACTACTATCTGAATATACCGGAAAAGGGGCGCAGTGAGACGCCACTACATTTCGCAGCGAAGACCGGTGCATTTGAAATGGTGGAGCTGTTGACTACTTTCCCGGAGTGCAAAATGACTCCCAATTCGGAGGGCTTATACCCCaaagat ATCATATGTTCACGAGTTCCAAGTGCTACGCcagaattaaaaaagaagattGAAGTATTGCTCGAGGAACGTTTTTACGTGCCCGTTTTACGCTCCGTGGACAATGCGGTACCGCCGAAAATTGGACAACCGTTTTCTGCCAGCAATCCACcg AATCTCAACTGTGATCCACTGAGCCCTGAGGTTAAAATAGAAGCTTTAGCCGGTCCAATGAATAAGGACCAGGCCAAC CAATTCTGCCGTCGTTGGAAAACGCCACCACGTCTAGGTAGCAGCGCTGGCTTGTCGCCGGTTacttataatttgtttatttcgcCCGTTAAAACGCGTTGCGTTAATGGCACCCCTTCTAAGACATCACTCGCTAACATCAGTAACGGCAGTCCTACGATCAGCACACCACTCGCAAAAGCCAATCGCCGCGCCTTGTTCAATTCCACTCCACGTCGTGCGAGTTGTGAGGTAGTCAACGAAAATGGCGTCGCCAATGACACATCTTCGATAGCTGATAAACAGAATGGCAATCATAAGAATCATGAGGAAAGTGTCGAAACTAAAAATACTAAATCGAattccacaacaacaacaacaatcgaaCACGAAAAGAACAATAATAGCCGTGAACAATTAACCTCGCAGAGCACGGAcatcaatattttaaagaatttaacaTCGCAAAATACACCAGTGTTACAAATGAAACGTGAACTATTCTTCACCTATCGCGATCCTAATCCTAGTACACCAGTCGAGCGCAAAGCGCCCGAAATTATTCAACCCGCTAATACCTCTGTGCTCGACGAGCTGGATATTAGCGCCATTgacgaaaataatgaaaaccaGCCGTTGGAccagccgcagcagcagcaagcaaTCAAATTGAAAGGCAGCATGCTAAAGACAGCGCTGTGCCGCAAGATGCCGCAAATGAAGGATAATTTCAACACTTATCGTGATAATAGTACGGCCTCCACACCAGACTCGGACTGTTGTAATGATTCGATGCGCAGTTTGTTGTTGAACGATCCCGACCATTACGACAGTCCGGGTTTCAAAGAGCGCCACATCAAAATCACAGATACCGAAAAGGGCTTGGAATTGATTGGACGCGAATTGGCAAAGGAGCAGAATGTCGAATGGCGCGAGTATTGGGACTTCTTGAATTCCTTCATCAATATCGCTTCTGAGGACGGCTTGAACAAACTCGAAAACTACTTCGGCCAGCGACTCAAAGATGAGGAGATGACAAAGAAAACGGCGCAAGCAATGGCGAAATCGGCTGTAATTTTAGACAGCGTTTGCAATGCCCTCGATAAGTTGCATTTTCCGGAAAATGGCAGTTTACATGATTTTCGTAATGGTTTCAATAATGATCGAACGCGCCACGCCAACATGACTGGCACCGGTGAGGTCGCCACAACGGCGCCACAGTCCACAACCCCTTACACATGTGTTGAGAAATCGGTGCAAGTGTTCGCCAAACGCATGACGAAGACCATTATACACAACATGGATAACATGGTGTCCATCAATGACACACTTCTGTCTGAATTGAAAAGACTGAAATCGTTAATATGTAGTTTTAAGGAGGACACACGATTCCTAAATGTCAATTTTTCCAAAGTACATTCGAGAATTggcaatttaatttcaatttatttggcGAACTCACAAGAGGTAACGCCAGCAATGAAAGTAAAA CTTCAGGGTATTATCAAACACATGCTTGCGCCCGGTGAGCGGCGTGAACACATcgaatgtgtttgttggcgAATACTTAACATGTTGGAGTCTCCAA CTGCTCAAATACTGCCCGAACAACTTAAAACCGAGGAGATGTGTTCGCACGAGTGGGAGAAGGAGCGTGAATGCGAGTGCCAATGGGAGACTAATCTCAGTCGCAAAACAAGTCGACGAAATCGTATGGAGGCGCGTTATCGCAGTCATCAACAAGCTAGGCAAcatcatcagcaacaacaacaacaagatacACAGAAATCGCAACGAACTAATGCAGATAATGGCATTGAATGGCGTGATCCTTTGCCATGCACTGACGCAGAGACCGTCTCACTTAATGCCAATAATGCCAAAGAACAGTGGCGCGATCCCGTTGATTACAATGAAGGCGGCGAGCGGTGGCGCGATGTTAATATACGCGACGAGTCGCCAGACAACGATGTTTTTTGG tCCGATTTTGGTGACACTGATTCCGACAATGAAGAGGAAGTGTGGGCCACGCCACCCGAAAGCCCATCTCACTGGAGTCTATTGGATGAACCTGTGGTGGAggcattcaaaatatttatttatgg aaatgaACCGACGAAACGGGATGTCGACGTACTGAATGCCATCATGCATATCGATATCGATACCTCAAAATATGCCAATATTCACTCGTGGAAAACGGCTATGCTACGCTTCCCGAAAGAGGAAATGGATGC TTTTCCATCGCTATCCATTGTAAAGAAGTCGCACTTGTTTACGTCAACGCGTACACCGACCCGCAAGGAATTTCCACTAACGCCGTTCGCACAACGGCAGTCCATATCGAAAGGTGTTACCAGCACACCGCTCACAGCCAAGTTGACGGGAAGATCGGCATTTCCAACACAACCACAACAGCATACAACAGCAATCATCAATCAACAGCGTGCACTGCCAACAACAGCGAAGCGGTTCTTTGCGCGTCAAACGCTCGCCAACCTCCTGGCACCATTCCACGCCAACAACACACACTAA